The proteins below come from a single Chitinophaga pinensis DSM 2588 genomic window:
- a CDS encoding DUF4256 domain-containing protein, whose translation MNTKKKLSSAQQEELLKTLKARFEKHTARHKGIEWAAVAAKLEASADKLWSLNAMEETGGEPDVVAQDKKTGEYTFFDCAAESPKGRRSTCYDGEALASRKENKPEDSAINMAEEMGIEILTEEQYRALQELGKFDLKTSSWVKTPAEIRKLGGAIFCDRRYDHIFTYHNGAESYYAARGFRGALKV comes from the coding sequence ATGAATACCAAGAAGAAATTGTCATCTGCACAACAGGAAGAGCTACTCAAGACACTGAAGGCGCGTTTTGAGAAGCATACGGCCCGCCATAAAGGTATTGAATGGGCAGCGGTGGCGGCGAAACTGGAAGCCAGTGCAGATAAACTGTGGTCGCTCAATGCAATGGAAGAAACAGGTGGTGAACCGGATGTAGTAGCACAGGATAAGAAGACCGGCGAATATACATTCTTTGATTGTGCGGCTGAAAGTCCGAAGGGCCGTAGAAGTACCTGTTATGATGGGGAAGCGCTGGCATCCAGAAAAGAAAATAAACCCGAAGACAGTGCGATCAATATGGCAGAAGAGATGGGTATAGAAATACTGACGGAAGAGCAGTACCGTGCATTACAGGAACTGGGAAAGTTTGATCTGAAAACCTCCAGCTGGGTAAAAACACCTGCTGAGATCAGAAAATTAGGTGGCGCCATCTTCTGTGACCGCCGTTACGATCATATTTTTACCTATCACAATGGAGCGGAATCTTACTATGCGGCAAGAGGTTTCCGTGGTGCATTGAAGGTGTAA
- a CDS encoding alpha/beta fold hydrolase has protein sequence MKKTLHTLFILLAITQLSYGQRYTVSITPYPQLVKADPRLILQTGYLVVPEKRSKPNGRKVKLPFFFVRRPDQDASKMVSLYMTGGPGYSTIDFIDSISYNSGFLRYGGFIAIDQRGTRKAQPCLECFEVDAAIKQSYRENKNKDSLIRIAATQCREKLLRQGIDLSAYNTTETVEDINDLRLALHIDSLNLVGISYSGGLMMAVAKNHPEAVRALILNSPLPSFTRYEEEAMFNINEALEQVFTNTMTDSLNKPEYTDLRNRFHQYFTDIHGRKFSIRYLEKGQHDSIDITYTKNELLDAVLGHMNNTQISAVPAVINDIINGRHQDYIKEVLDGYFTTDTHLSMGMRYSVYCSEQIQYSNPVLIKKQDEVLPWLAGYAFNNVDHPVCDCWKVNPAPKTMKDPLYSSVPALISAGDIDRWCRPFYNRLIKRYLPNGQLLILHNKGHGCGFAIDGVSYVDGFISEPYKKLVSQSKNLIVE, from the coding sequence ATGAAAAAGACACTCCATACGCTATTTATCCTTTTGGCTATCACGCAATTATCATATGGCCAACGATATACTGTTTCCATCACGCCCTACCCGCAACTGGTAAAGGCCGATCCCCGGCTGATACTGCAAACGGGCTACCTGGTGGTACCCGAAAAACGTAGTAAACCCAATGGACGTAAAGTGAAACTACCTTTCTTCTTCGTACGCCGTCCCGACCAGGATGCCAGTAAAATGGTGAGCCTGTATATGACAGGAGGTCCTGGTTACAGTACCATCGACTTTATCGATAGCATCAGCTATAATTCCGGCTTCCTGCGTTATGGCGGTTTCATTGCCATTGACCAGCGAGGTACCCGTAAAGCACAACCCTGCCTGGAATGCTTTGAAGTAGACGCAGCCATCAAACAGAGCTACCGGGAAAACAAAAACAAAGACAGTCTGATACGGATAGCTGCCACACAATGCCGGGAAAAATTGCTACGACAAGGTATTGATCTGTCAGCATATAATACTACAGAAACAGTAGAAGACATCAACGATCTGCGCCTGGCCCTGCATATAGACTCTCTCAATCTCGTTGGCATCTCCTATAGTGGTGGATTGATGATGGCGGTGGCTAAAAACCATCCTGAAGCAGTACGCGCCCTGATCCTCAATTCTCCGCTACCCAGCTTTACACGTTATGAAGAAGAAGCGATGTTCAATATCAATGAAGCACTGGAACAGGTGTTTACGAACACCATGACTGATTCGCTGAATAAACCGGAATATACAGACCTGCGTAACCGTTTTCACCAATACTTTACGGATATACACGGAAGGAAGTTTAGCATCCGGTATCTGGAGAAAGGACAGCATGACAGTATCGACATTACCTATACAAAAAATGAATTGCTGGATGCTGTGTTAGGTCATATGAATAACACACAGATAAGCGCCGTTCCTGCCGTGATCAATGACATTATCAATGGCCGGCATCAGGACTATATAAAAGAAGTCCTGGATGGCTATTTTACGACAGATACGCACCTTTCGATGGGTATGCGCTATTCCGTCTATTGCAGTGAACAGATTCAATATTCGAACCCTGTACTGATCAAAAAACAAGATGAGGTACTCCCCTGGCTGGCGGGTTATGCTTTTAATAATGTCGACCATCCTGTCTGCGATTGCTGGAAAGTCAATCCGGCGCCTAAAACAATGAAAGATCCCTTGTATTCATCAGTCCCTGCGCTGATCTCTGCCGGTGATATTGACCGCTGGTGCCGTCCGTTTTACAACCGTCTTATCAAACGATATCTGCCTAACGGTCAACTGCTGATCCTGCATAATAAAGGACATGGATGTGGCTTCGCCATAGATGGTGTTTCTTATGTTGACGGTTTTATCAGTGAACCTTATAAAAAGCTGGTATCTCAGTCTAAAAATCTTATTGTAGAATAA
- a CDS encoding helix-turn-helix domain-containing protein yields MIEIFQNIREIYDFRKPVEDLAHFVEFFSESSPSGFDQYFAKGHSQSGMFASWTPTFYINLGTPYRIQLDKVFHHIGATDDILILRNGQVTRHILPTDLIFTVKFYPGGLEAVLGISQTKLDHKVIPLGQVLPPSLLMKMKQPITFTERVLIIQEYLLLQRAKRAKKDHYLKIVNDAIGEYHTTGMQLNTSQVAERLFLTSKSINRYFSKVIGLPPKAYFSILRTRAALTAFIQTRETFDPWDYGYYDLSHFSKDVIKLTGQRLSDTL; encoded by the coding sequence ATGATTGAAATATTTCAGAATATCCGGGAGATCTATGACTTTAGAAAGCCAGTTGAAGACCTGGCTCATTTCGTCGAATTCTTCTCAGAATCCTCCCCTTCCGGCTTCGATCAGTACTTTGCCAAAGGACATTCCCAATCGGGCATGTTTGCCAGCTGGACGCCCACTTTTTATATCAACCTGGGCACTCCCTACCGGATCCAACTGGATAAGGTTTTTCATCATATCGGTGCGACAGATGATATACTGATCCTGCGAAACGGTCAGGTGACAAGACATATCCTGCCGACAGACCTGATCTTTACAGTAAAGTTCTATCCCGGCGGACTGGAAGCTGTTCTTGGTATCAGTCAGACCAAACTGGATCACAAGGTTATTCCCCTTGGACAGGTATTACCTCCTTCTTTGCTGATGAAGATGAAACAACCCATCACCTTTACAGAACGGGTGCTCATCATACAGGAATATCTCCTCCTGCAAAGAGCCAAACGCGCAAAGAAAGACCATTACCTGAAAATAGTCAACGACGCTATCGGAGAATACCATACTACCGGCATGCAGCTCAACACTTCCCAGGTGGCAGAACGGCTGTTCCTGACCTCCAAAAGCATCAACCGTTATTTCTCTAAAGTGATCGGTCTCCCACCCAAGGCCTACTTTTCCATCCTGCGAACGCGTGCTGCCCTGACCGCCTTTATCCAGACCAGAGAGACTTTCGACCCATGGGACTATGGCTATTATGACCTCAGTCACTTCTCCAAAGATGTGATCAAACTTACAGGTCAACGACTGAGCGATACCCTGTAA
- a CDS encoding fatty acid desaturase: protein MSFIENVLARPSYGWKHEDGSLVKPTPKQLFSEFFRRLDITASRKNWLPFFAWLKILSLCPFFFIFIAMEINDFSIWHLVAGFVYGMIFMGTHGTIWYHRYGTHQAYQFTNKFWRFLTGNLVMKMIPDEIYVVSHHVHHSLSDKPGDPYNAEGGFLYCFLADVNHQPIAKDLSEEDYKKAAALMSHTGVKANSYEQYQKWGSIAHPLTTILGTIANWGFWITAFYLIGGLYLTAAILTGVFIWGVGVRTFNYEGHAKGEIKHVEGFDYHFKDKSINQWWPGIVAGEWHNNHHLYPASARSGFLRGQIDFAWYYIRTLKFIGGVSSFRDSKKQFMETYRKPYLEELERMKAAAKQPVVAE from the coding sequence ATGTCCTTTATAGAAAATGTATTGGCTCGTCCAAGTTACGGATGGAAGCACGAGGATGGATCACTTGTAAAACCGACGCCTAAACAGCTGTTTTCGGAATTTTTCCGCAGACTGGACATTACCGCTTCGCGTAAGAACTGGTTGCCATTTTTCGCCTGGCTGAAGATCCTGAGTCTGTGTCCGTTCTTTTTCATCTTCATTGCAATGGAAATAAACGACTTCAGCATCTGGCATCTGGTAGCTGGTTTTGTGTACGGGATGATCTTTATGGGCACGCATGGTACGATCTGGTATCACCGTTACGGCACACACCAGGCATATCAGTTCACCAATAAATTCTGGCGCTTCCTGACAGGCAACCTGGTAATGAAGATGATTCCGGATGAAATCTATGTCGTATCACATCATGTGCATCACTCCCTGTCCGATAAACCGGGCGATCCATATAACGCAGAAGGCGGCTTCCTCTATTGCTTCCTGGCCGATGTGAACCACCAGCCTATTGCGAAGGACCTGAGCGAAGAAGATTATAAAAAGGCAGCTGCGCTGATGAGCCATACCGGTGTTAAAGCAAACAGCTATGAGCAATATCAGAAATGGGGCTCTATTGCACACCCGCTGACGACCATACTGGGAACGATCGCTAACTGGGGTTTCTGGATCACAGCATTCTATCTGATCGGTGGTCTTTATCTGACGGCAGCTATCCTAACCGGCGTATTCATCTGGGGGGTAGGTGTAAGGACCTTTAACTACGAAGGACATGCAAAAGGTGAAATCAAACACGTAGAAGGCTTTGATTATCACTTCAAAGATAAATCTATTAATCAGTGGTGGCCTGGTATCGTTGCCGGCGAATGGCATAACAATCATCACCTCTATCCTGCCAGCGCAAGATCAGGTTTCCTGAGAGGACAGATCGATTTTGCATGGTATTATATCAGGACGCTGAAGTTCATCGGTGGCGTCAGCTCCTTCCGGGATTCCAAAAAGCAGTTTATGGAAACCTACAGGAAACCTTACCTGGAAGAATTAGAAAGAATGAAAGCTGCCGCTAAGCAGCCGGTAGTCGCCGAATAA
- a CDS encoding DUF4291 domain-containing protein, producing the protein MKEKTIRALYDEESITVYQAYNGLIAKRAVEAQTFTTPPFRRDRMTWIKPSFCWMMYRSGWATKEDQEYILAIKIKRSGFEWALQNAVLSKFDHKIHSTTNEWNRLLKASPVRVQWDPERDIYLQPTDQRALQIGISGTAVDQYISEWIIGIEDITAYSQHIGQLVKVRKIEEAMALLPQERPYPLPV; encoded by the coding sequence ATGAAAGAAAAAACGATCAGGGCATTGTACGATGAGGAATCGATCACTGTTTATCAGGCATACAATGGCCTTATTGCAAAAAGAGCGGTAGAAGCGCAGACATTCACAACCCCTCCGTTTAGAAGAGATAGAATGACCTGGATCAAACCCTCTTTCTGCTGGATGATGTATCGTTCCGGATGGGCGACCAAAGAAGACCAGGAGTATATCCTGGCGATTAAAATAAAGCGTAGCGGATTTGAATGGGCCTTACAAAATGCAGTATTATCGAAATTTGATCATAAGATCCATAGCACTACTAACGAGTGGAACAGGTTACTGAAAGCATCTCCGGTAAGGGTGCAATGGGACCCGGAAAGAGATATTTATCTGCAACCAACCGATCAACGTGCCCTTCAGATCGGGATATCGGGTACAGCTGTTGATCAATATATTTCTGAATGGATCATCGGGATAGAAGATATCACCGCTTATTCTCAACATATCGGACAGTTGGTGAAGGTACGTAAGATAGAGGAAGCGATGGCATTACTGCCCCAGGAACGCCCTTACCCTTTGCCTGTATAG
- a CDS encoding ABC transporter permease, with protein sequence MLNNYFKIACRNIVRNKAFSAINIMGLALGIASGLILLLWVQDELRTGRQYADIGRLFRIMEHEIADGRIVTDEDTPGLMADEVKSHIPEIAYAAGISTNEEHVLSVGEKSSRLTGCFAGADWFHIYNIPLLAGAATSALSMPDNIAISRKVATAFFNDPYTALGKNVRFDGSDYKVTAVFEDLPHQSTDKYDYLLNWQLYLKREPWLTVWENTGPGTRIQVKPGTDPKKVESKLKTFLKGRNKDISAVYNIELFLQPEADAYLYSNFSNGQRDGGRIGYVRLFIIVAAFLLLIATINFMNLTTARSIKRAKEVGVRKAIGAQRLSLIWQFMHEALLMTVIATILAIATVWLSLPFFNRLTDKTLSLPFGDPAFGISLLGILIVTSLLSGSYPAFFLSAIKPVRVLKGTLQTGPSAQLFRRGLVVFQFVLSILMIVGTIVVYRQMKYIQRKNLGFDRENIIILRGEGDIAAHFQTFKQELLQQPDIQSVSHMQTNPLQNRNTTDIVNWQGKDPSLAIQFNNTAVGYDFVKTMHLQMLQGRDFSPAYGADSTNYLINESTAKRLGYKDPVGQPLTFGKQAGIIIGVLKDFHFNSLHVPIRPIIIRLNEKQVYDHILIKTQPGQTKQALAGIERLCRKMNPDYPFTYSFLDSDFQNSYKSETIAGSLIAIFACLSIFIACLGLFGLAAFTAEQRTKEIGVRKVLGASVVSIVRLLSGDFLKLVFAAIIIASPLAWYTMRQWLDTFSYKISLSWSVFLLAGCIAIMIAILTIGFQSVKAALLNPVKSLKEE encoded by the coding sequence ATGCTAAACAACTACTTTAAAATCGCCTGCCGGAATATTGTCCGCAACAAAGCCTTCTCCGCGATCAATATCATGGGGCTGGCCCTGGGTATTGCGTCAGGTCTGATACTGTTGTTATGGGTACAGGATGAACTACGCACCGGCAGACAATATGCCGATATAGGGCGTTTATTCCGCATCATGGAGCACGAAATAGCCGATGGAAGGATCGTAACGGATGAGGATACACCGGGTCTCATGGCGGATGAAGTCAAATCACATATACCTGAAATTGCCTATGCAGCTGGTATCTCTACGAATGAAGAGCATGTGTTGAGTGTAGGAGAAAAATCCTCCCGGTTAACAGGGTGTTTTGCGGGAGCAGACTGGTTCCACATCTACAATATACCCTTACTCGCCGGGGCTGCCACATCTGCGCTAAGCATGCCTGATAATATTGCGATTTCCCGTAAGGTAGCCACTGCTTTCTTCAATGATCCCTATACTGCCCTTGGCAAGAACGTCCGTTTTGATGGTTCGGATTATAAAGTAACGGCTGTATTTGAAGATCTGCCACATCAATCAACAGATAAATATGACTATCTGCTGAACTGGCAACTTTACCTGAAAAGAGAACCCTGGCTCACTGTATGGGAGAATACAGGACCAGGCACCCGTATTCAGGTGAAACCAGGTACTGATCCTAAAAAAGTGGAAAGTAAACTGAAGACCTTTCTGAAAGGCCGCAATAAAGATATCAGTGCCGTTTACAACATCGAATTGTTCCTGCAACCGGAAGCGGACGCGTACCTTTATTCTAACTTCAGCAATGGACAGCGCGATGGTGGTCGTATCGGGTATGTACGGCTCTTTATTATTGTAGCCGCGTTTCTGCTGCTGATCGCCACCATCAATTTTATGAACCTGACCACCGCACGTTCCATCAAACGCGCAAAAGAAGTAGGTGTCAGAAAAGCGATCGGCGCACAACGCCTTTCACTGATCTGGCAGTTTATGCATGAAGCCCTGTTGATGACGGTGATTGCCACCATCCTGGCAATTGCCACTGTATGGTTAAGTTTACCCTTCTTCAACAGGCTGACAGACAAGACGCTGTCATTGCCCTTTGGAGATCCCGCTTTTGGCATATCGCTGTTAGGAATACTCATTGTTACGTCTCTGCTATCCGGTAGCTATCCGGCATTCTTTCTCTCCGCTATCAAACCTGTACGGGTGCTGAAAGGAACGTTGCAAACAGGCCCAAGCGCACAATTATTCAGACGTGGACTGGTAGTCTTTCAGTTTGTATTGTCTATCCTCATGATCGTTGGTACGATCGTCGTTTATCGGCAGATGAAATATATACAGCGCAAGAATCTGGGATTTGATCGCGAAAATATAATCATCCTCCGTGGTGAAGGTGACATCGCGGCGCACTTCCAGACCTTTAAACAGGAACTCTTACAGCAACCGGATATTCAGTCTGTCTCACATATGCAGACCAATCCTTTGCAGAATCGCAATACTACGGACATCGTAAACTGGCAGGGAAAAGATCCCAGTCTGGCGATTCAGTTCAATAATACAGCAGTAGGATATGATTTCGTTAAAACAATGCACTTGCAAATGCTTCAGGGAAGGGACTTTTCGCCCGCCTACGGCGCCGATTCGACCAATTATCTGATCAATGAATCCACCGCGAAACGACTGGGGTATAAAGATCCTGTCGGGCAACCATTGACATTTGGCAAACAGGCGGGTATTATTATAGGCGTACTGAAAGACTTTCATTTCAATTCATTACATGTGCCTATTCGGCCTATTATAATCCGTTTGAATGAAAAACAGGTGTACGATCATATTCTGATTAAAACCCAGCCGGGACAAACGAAACAGGCACTCGCCGGTATTGAAAGACTTTGCCGGAAGATGAATCCGGACTATCCGTTTACATATTCATTCCTGGATAGTGACTTTCAGAACAGCTACAAAAGTGAGACCATTGCCGGTAGTCTCATCGCCATCTTCGCCTGTCTTTCGATATTTATCGCCTGTTTGGGTTTGTTTGGTCTGGCAGCCTTCACGGCTGAACAGCGGACGAAAGAAATAGGAGTAAGAAAAGTACTGGGTGCTTCTGTGGTAAGTATCGTCAGACTGCTATCCGGCGATTTCCTGAAACTAGTCTTCGCCGCTATTATCATTGCGTCTCCCTTGGCCTGGTATACTATGCGTCAGTGGCTTGATACATTTAGCTATAAGATATCCCTGTCCTGGAGCGTATTCCTGCTGGCAGGATGTATCGCCATAATGATAGCAATACTGACAATTGGGTTCCAGAGTGTAAAAGCGGCTTTACTGAATCCGGTAAAGAGTCTGAAGGAGGAATAA